A region from the Pelobates fuscus isolate aPelFus1 chromosome 3, aPelFus1.pri, whole genome shotgun sequence genome encodes:
- the LOC134601753 gene encoding olfactory receptor 5V1-like produces MENTTSFKEFYILAFSTISQKKPVIFVVFLFLYNIGVFWNLLIILAILKDSHLHTPMYLFLCNLSLVDICYPSVTLPKLMHILLTGMNSISVMCCFAQMFFFIFMGGTEIMLLSSMAYDRYIAICDPLHYNTVMDRNKCGILLGVTWISGFGNAAFIILLASKLQFCRSNKIHQFFCDVKALSTISCSGIGFQMLIFIEAILYGFFPFLLSLLSYIKIISVILKIRSVEGRKKAFSTCSSHLSVIMLYYATILCMYMRSPSEYSDAMDHIFSVLYSSVTPMLNPLIYSLRNKDVKNAMKQMWTVSKQ; encoded by the coding sequence ATGGAAAACACAACATCCTTTaaagaattttacattttagcttTTTCTACTATTTCTCAAAAGAAACCTGtgatttttgttgtatttttattcCTCTATAATATTGGAGTTTTCTGGAATTTACTTATCATTCTAGCAATTTTAAAGGATTCTCACCTCCATACACCCATGTACCTTTTCCTCTGCAATCTTTCTCTTGTAGATATCTGTTACCCGTCAGTCACACTCCCTAAACTAATGCATATTTTACTTACTGGAATGAATTCTATATCAGTCATGTGCTGTTTTGCCCAGATGTTCTTTTTCATATTCATGGGTGGCACAGAAATTATGTTGTTGTCTTCCATGGCATACGATCGTTACATAGCAATTTGTGACCCTTTACATTACAACACTGTTATGGATAGGAACAAATGTGGTATTTTGTTGGGAGTAACCTGGATATCTGGGTTTGGGAATGcagcttttattattttacttgcaTCAAAGCTACAGTTTTGTCGTTCAAATAAAATCCACCAGTTCTTCTGTGACGTCAAAGCCCTTTCTACAATTTCATGTAGTGGCATAGGTTTTCAAATGCTAATCTTCATAGAAGCTATTTTATATGGATTTTTTCCATTCTTGCTCAGTTTACTATCTTATATAAAGATTATTTCAGTTATTCTAAAAATACGATCTGTGGAAGGTAGAAAAAAGGCCTTCTCTACTTGTTCGTCTCACCTTTCTGTGATCATGCTTTACTATGCGACCATTTTATGCATGTACATGAGGTCACCTTCAGAGTACTCTGATGCAATGGATCAcatattctctgtattgtactcatcTGTGACTCCCATGTTAAACCCGCTGATTTATAGTCTACGGAATAAAGATGTAAAGAATGCTATGAAGCAAATGTGGACAGTATCAAAACAATGA